GACTAGGGCAGAGTCCTAGAAATGggattgcttttgttttgtttttttaaagattttatttatttatttgacacagagagagagtgagagagagagagcacgagcagggggagaggcagagggagaagcaggctccccgctgagcagggagcccgatgcgggactcgatcccaggaccctggggtcatgacctgagctgaaggcaggtgctcaaccagctgagccaccccggcacctcctagaagtgggatttctAAATCAAAGATTAAGGACATTTTAAAGGGTCTAAGTCCTTGGGAAGGACAAATTAATATTGATCTCAGGAGATGGGATCAATATCGCTCCTTAAACCAGAGCTGACAGGGTTTTGTGACCCAGCAGAGAGAATCTTCTGGAGCTTCATGTTGTGGCAGGGAGGCCTGGAGGTCTGATTGAGTTCTCATCTCTGTTTCTACCATTTTAGTGGCTGTGACACCGAGAGTCTTTAAGCTTAAGTTTCTTCACCAATAATGTGACTATTCACATGACAGGGTGTTGATTTTGTGAGCACTGGTAGGTGCTAgtggcacctggtggctcagtggtggagcgtctgcctttgacccagggcatgatcccaccagtctggggatcgagtcccacgttgggctccctgcagggagcctgcttctccctctgcctgtgtctctgcctctctctctctctctctgtgtctctcatgaataactaaataaaatcgttaaaaaaaattaagtatttccaGCCTGTTTACCACTCCATATACCAAACCAGAACTTTCTGGAGATCCGTTATTTTGGGTGTAGATATATTTGAGATGTAAGCATCGTCAGCTGGCTATTTACTTCTTAACTTCGAAatctcacaatttaaaaaatcacactatTCTGACAAACTGCTGCTCATTGCTGAGGGAGTAGGTTCAGGGCACTGAGGCAATGAGCGGTTTACCTGTGTCGTGGGGTGAGGTGGCGGTAGCAAGCCCGGGGAGGCGGGCCCGCGGCCGGGTCGAGGCCAAGCTGCAGCCGAGCTGTCCTGGAGCGTCTGGGCCCGGGCCCCTCGCACGTCAGCGGGCACCTGCTCGCCCAAATGCCCACAGCGAGGAGCAGGCCGCGGGCCCGGGCAGGGAAGTGCCCGGGCAGGAGGCAGCAGGTAGTTGCATGATCTGAGCGTGACCTTCAGGGGCGGCGCGGGCCCACCTGCCGTACTCTCTCGGAACCTTCCAGACTCGCCATAGCCACAGTGGGAACACTTTGGGGCCCCTTGGGTCTCGCGTGGAGATCTCACTGCCCGCTCGCCGCCCTCCCTGCCTCGCAGGCCCGTGGGGGTCAGACGGCCCAAGCTAAGGAACAGTCACCGCAACCAATGTCACCTGCAACGAACTTTATTTCAGATGTTACCATGCAGGAATGTCCCTTCTAGAGACAAGGCCGCTGCCCCGCTCGGTCCAAACGCCTATCAGCCTCCCACAAACCCGATATTCAAGTGTCCCGACCCGAAGACGGGGACGAACGTGGACAAGTGTGTGACAAAGGTTGTTCAGATGAATTGGGCAAAACGAAAAATATATGCGATggatgtgtggggtttttttttatgtCCATACAGAAATCCAATTTTCCAGATATTATTTATGTGatgaaaaaataactaataatgttttgtatttatccaaaataacTAATAATGTTTTGTATTTATCCAACACAatgtttttggggaaaaaaacgcCTCGCTTTACATAACTCCATGAATGTGCGAGTTCCTGCTCTTTACCCATACGGTAACCCAGGGGGTCCTGTTTGGCCAGGAGTTTTGTGTCTAGGTATACTTGACACATGGCGTCACATTAGTTTCTGGCGTGTGCCTAGTGACTGGGCCACTCCGCAGGTTGCACAAGGCTCACCGCGACAGctgccaccatctgtcaccacgcAAGGCCCTCGCAAGACCCGACTGTTCTCCCCCTGCGGGGCCGTCCACCCGGGGCCTACTCATTCCATAAGGAAGAGCctgcccgcccccaccgcccccagccATCCTCCTAATTCCCATCAGTTTGTTCTCGGTATttttgggtctgtttctgctttttgtttgtttacccatttgttttgtgttttagattccacatgtaagtgaaatcatatggtatttgtcttgcgCTGCCTAACCTCACTCCGCGTGAGGCCCTTTCGGCCATCCGGGTGTTACCACGGCAGGGTCCCGATGTCTTCCGTGGCCGCTGCGCCACAGTGTGCGTGCGTGTGCCGCTCGGTGCTCGTCCATCCACCCGTGCACGGCCACGTGCTGCTCCCACACCTGGGCTCTTGGAAAGAGCGCTGCAACAGCCGGGGAGGCACGTAtctcttttgaattagtgttttcgttTTCTTCGGGTAAGTATTCAGCAGTGGAATGAGTGGATCGCATGGTATTTCTAtgttttactttatctttttgaggaacccccatacggTTTTCCACAGTGTGTGCACTAACTTATATTTCCACCAAAATTGCACAAGAGTTCcggttttctccacatcctttttgcttttgtttcccctgcctcagAAGACACATCTAGAGAAACGATTCTCTGCCCCACGTCAAAGAAATTACTACCCATGTTTTCCCCCAGGAGTGTTATGGTTTCAGTCTCAAAAttaggcctttcatccattttgagtttatttttgcacatGGTGTAAAAACAAAGTGGTCTAGCTTCATTGCTTTGCACGTAGCtgtcagttttcccagcaccgtgTGGGGAGGAGACTGTCTTCTCCCCGTTGTAAGTTCTCGCTTCCTTCGTTGTGGATTGACTGTGAgcgtgggcttatttctgggctctctgttctgttccattcatctatgtgtctatttttgtgtcagtaccacactgttttcattactatagctctgtagtatatcttgaaatctggggttgtgatgcttccagctttattattctttattattctttctccaaATTGCTTTGGATTgattgaagggttttttttttttttagattttatttggggatccctgggtggctcagtggtttagtgcctgccttcacccagggcatgacctcagggtcctgggatcgagtcccgcgtcaggctccctgcatggagcctgcttctccctctgccggtgtctctgcctctctctctctcataaataaataaatctttaaaaaataaaaatattttatttatttatttatttgtttacggaggaagggtagagagagggagagagagcacgcaagAGCAGCGGGAGcagtaggggcagagagaaaaagagaatctcagtAGATTCCCCATTGAGTGAgggtctcaccaccctgagatcatgacctgagccgaaatcaagagtcagacacttaattgactgaaccaccgaggcaccccgcttaactgattttttttaaagatttatttactcatttaagagagagagagagagagagagagagcgcacagcagtgggaggagcagagggaaggggagaccagcagactccccgcgggGTGGAGAGACCATCTGGgtctcggtcccaggacccccagatcctgacctgacccgaaaccaagagtaagatgcccaactgactgagccactcaggtgcctctagtCAATGTTCTAGTGAGTTCTTGGAGTCGATACCCTTACATTCCAActacataaattaattttattcttagaaaCCTTCCTGAGGATATTTACATTTGTGACTAAGCAAATGTCTATCATTTCCAGTAGTTTGGATATTTAAAGTAGGCGAGTTCTCTGGGTAAGAAGCAGATGAGTCAGGTTTGCCAAGCTTAACAACAGAACTAATCTTGCTGGGCAACTCTTGTCTGATATCaaatttattttggatttctttgGAAATTTTGGTAAAGATCAAAGAAGAGTCTACTGAACGGTCTGGCTCtcaaagatttttgttgttgttgtttatttaacCTCTGGTGTTTCCTCGCTCCTCCTCCGGcgctctcctctctgcctcccgcGGGGCTCCTCACGGTTAACCCAGCAGCAGCCCTGGTACCTTTATAATCTGCGAGGCTGGATTATGCTAGGCCCATGCTGGCGGATACAGTTCCAAAACTTCATGGTCCCAGTCACTATGTAAAAGACTTTGCGGAGCTATTGCACACTCACCACATCATTTCCTACCTTCCGTCTGGTCCTTGCGGAAGGTAAGCGGGGAAAGGCTTCCCAGGCGTTGCCTGTTACCTAACGGTGTGTTAACAACAAAAGGCTACAAGTATAAACAAATCCCTGTCTCCTTGCTAACTGCCAGTTAGCGAATCCTGGCTCTCTTCCCTGCTTATTGAACATGCAAACTCATACGGACCCTTCCTTATTTACGTAGTGTGTCAGCGTGTTTATTTTCAGACTGATGGAGAGAGGTTGTACTCTTCTTGGCTTTTCCAAGTACAAACCCTTTCACCCAAACATGCAGAATCTTTAATAAACATCTGTGATTTTCCCCCTTGGATGGTGTTCACTAATATTTTCACGATCCAAAGGGCTATTTCTTTTCCAATAGCATCTTTTCCAGTCCACCTTGACATTTTAACAgctaggttttaaaaataaacagaattgtCTAGTTTTACAGTGCTCACAGTGTTCAGGCCGGAGATGTGATACTGTTTTCTTTGCTGACTGTGCCTGCATTCCCAGAACTCGCTGCAGGAATGGCATTCAAGACCGTGCTGATTGGAGTGATGAAAATTTATGTGAATAGAAGGCTTTTCTAATCATTGTTTTGGAAAAGCTAAAAACTGTTATTAGTTACCTTAAGACCTcactccaaaaaaaatttttttgacatatGTGTCTTATTGGGGGGAGAGGAGCCTCCTGAAGCATGAATCCAGTGTTATGTAATGGAGAAAAGTATGATTAGTAGAAATCAGACCCAACCTTTAGTGACCTTCAGCCCATTTCTAAACTTGTCTCCAAATTTTAGAATGTAGTTTTCTGTCCTGTGCACTGCAGGATTATTACGGGTATGACGTAAGTGTACTCTAGGtctattatttcaataaataaaaggcattaatcCTAAGAATTTTCAGATCAAAATTTGATGTTGATCTCTTCATTAGCATAGCTCTGGTTCAGATTCAGCTGAAAGCTGGTTTGGCCCAGGGCTAGTCTTAAGAGTAGTGGACCACAGCCAGCATGTGGTGACAGCATCCAAATGATCAACCAGATGAGAATCATCTGCCCCTCTAGTCTCCCAGGGCTTAGAATTCTTGAGGTCAAAAGATCAAACCTAGGTTTGAATCTCATGCTGCCACACAACAGGCTGTGTTGACCTGAGACCTCTTGAAGATGGTTTCCTTATCTCTACAAGGCGGCTCTTTTGGGGGGATTATTGACAACCAAAGTGATTATATAAAACAAGTgatacagggcacctgggggctcagtcggtgaagcgtctgcctccggttcaggtcatgaccccagggtcctgggatggagccccgcctcgggctccctgctcagtggggtctgcttctgcctcccccttcccccctgctcatgctttctcaaataaataaaatctttaagaaaataaaacaagtggtAGAGCTTAGCATACAAGAGCCACAGGGATTGTGTCAATTAAAGGGAGACTGTAAGGCTGTGGTTCGTTGTAGTATTGCTCACAAGTACGTGCTGTCCTGCGCTGAGGGAGTATTGGATTTCCTCAGTCCTCACGGCCATCAGACTGGACTACGTACCTGACTTTCTCTAACGAAATCATCACTTCCCaacactaagtgcagagccagcTGGTCGTCTGCCCTCTTCTCCCCGTGCTGAGACTAGCAATGTTCAGATTAGATGCTACTCCTGGAGTAGAGTGGAGCCCAACCGCAAGCAAACCACAAACATCAAGTGTGTCAAACAAATCTCTGTAGCAACGAAAATCTTAAGTCCTTTGCGACTGCAGCATGACCTTGTTTATCACATTGAAGGTATTGCAAGAAAAGCCTTTATTACTCTATAGCCACTGACACgcaccattttaaaaatggaccaaagaaTAGACGTTTCTCCTGATTGTCAGAAACCGTGTACAGGCAAACAGGATTAAGCCTGGCCAGCATCTGCCAGAAGTTGCTCTGCATGGGCTCGGCTGGGAAGTCTCCTGCACTTCTCTAGCGCCATCCTGTACAGATTCGGGCAAACGCCTGGGAGGACAGAGTGGCACTCTGCACACGCCCGAGTCAGCCTGCAGCTTTCACTCCCGTATCTTGGGAGGAGTTGAGAACCTGGAACTTAAAATCTCACTTCCTCAAAGCATGACCAGGGGACCTCggtatcagaatcatctgggagCTGATGAGAAACGCGAACCCGAGGCCCCACTACTCCAGGCGTTCCCAATCTCTGGCTCCTTCAGCCACTCCATTTGGGCAGTTCCATACAAGGGACATTTCTAACAGCTCTACAAGCGACCAAACGACCCACCACCTTCTCCGCCAGGAAGCAGAGTGTTCCGGATAGAGGCTGCCCATTAGCCTGGGACCTAGAGAGTGAACGTGTAGCAGAGGCCGTGACAGGAGTCTGGAAACATGTACTACTTCTTTGTAATCTTGTGAACCATGGACTGTGAGGTCCTTGTTACTGTAGCAGTGTACTTTAACATGCAGATACACAGCTTctgaagagaataaaatgttaaagaatgcAGATACTATTTAtacaagtatttcatttttggtaGTTGACTTACAGTGACTTTTAGATATAGCTGTGTGGTACCCTCATAAAGTAGTTGCAAATTGTTATGTAAATGAATTCTTATTGCTGCAAGTAGAAACTAAGACAGCTTCTTATTTGGCCTTGATGcagatgacatttattttaattgccGTTTGTAGATTTTTAAGTTACTTCAACATTATGATTGCTAATACAATTTTAAGTAGTCTATGTCTGGGATGATGGAACCATTCTGTATCCTGATAGGAGGTGCAGGCACGAGTATTATGTGTTAAGTTTCTTACACCTGTATATGTAAACTTTACTGTATTATcttaaaaagcagatttttctttaaagagaaaaaagtagcCTTATTAAAGTTTAAGACGAGGTAACATTCCCCCTACAAACACTACTTTTTTTCAGGTGTCTTAGAGAATATCCTACAAGGAAGGGAGTTAATCTGAttaactttcactttttaaaaataaacttgggttacaaatagaaaatgaaactaCTAATTCCTACTTCAGATTGACGATTAAACAAGAGATAATTAAGTGCAATAATACGTTAAAGGCACTTAGTATGTACTTACAATATAGacaatattaagagaaaaaaacttgCTCACCCACTAAGGAATATTCCATTCTTTATAACTGAACCTACTACATAAATCACTGTAGCCCTGAGGATTGCtgaacagaagttttaaaacGAGAACTATGGACCACCTTTGTTATGTTAGACGgccatttaaaatctttaatcaaATTTCATCCAAGATTATCAGCCATATTACACGCCACGATTAGCTTTCTATAAACAACCTTGTTTTCTGTGTACAAATCAgtgtcaatgaaataaaaaaataaaaccatatccTAGGCAAAGAACTTTATTAACCTTGTTTCAAACTTTATTCCCAGGCTTCTTCAGCTTAATTAGCTGCAAAGAATGAATTGTgtataagcaaaaactgaaaagagctgCAGTGTCCAAGGGGCTTGGgcttaaaaatattagagatcTAGATTTTATCAGAtccatgaacaaaattttaaaaagcagtcataATATAAAATAGCAGCTCCCAGTAACTTCTTCAAGTTTTATCTTCTTCAGAAGTTGACTCAATTCAGTTTGCTTCATTCTTGGACGCTTCATCAAAATTCTCCACaagatctagaaaaagaaaaaaacaaaactctgaaaaaaacCAAATCTAcaaatcaagtttaaaaaatgcTCTCAAAATATATCCTACAGTTAAATCAggatatacatttaaatttaaatgctttatttcaaaaaaataaaaaaataaaaatactttatttccaaTGAGACCACTACCCTTTTGGCACATTTTCAAGTGTAGATTTTGGCATGTAATTAAGacaagggaaagagggaaattCACATTAATCTGCTTATGACATAAATACTGTGCTTAAGAAGTACATACATACCCTTCCTGGTTCCATTTCACCCAAAGAACTAAGCAATGTTAATATAATTAGTTAATATGGGGGTCAGAACCAAAAAATACCATCACAAACAATGTGAAGCTTTCTATGATTCCTAAAGGACACCTGTCTATGCaatactgaaatatttcagtCTAGTGATTCTACTGCTCAATAAGCATATCttacaacaaaacaaattatcaaataacagctaataataaaaaatgcCTCCTGATTGCCAAGAGTTTTCCCGATTTTATAAAGGATGGTTGTATCATTCCTTAAGACATCTGAATTTCTCCATGCCTTCTCATAAATTTATTGATCTCAAAGTAGGAAACAGAGGTCATTCATCATCTACCAGTTATTCTACTTATGTGACAATATAAacacttatttattcaatatttgaaGTTAGATACTTACACCTTCTTGGGAACCCAATCAGAAAAAGCCAAGTCTATAAACATAACTCCTAGTTAAAAAACACtgcattattatttccattctgagcaaggttcctttcttcctttcctgtccttTACCTTATAACCCCTTCCTCCAAGATAGTCTTTCCAGCAGTAAAAAGATTTGTTACTCTCCCTTGTTAAGATTCTTTAGTTTAACTGTAAATAAAGGTTCCTACCTGgaacttcatcatcatcatcctctccGGTAGCAAGTGGTGCTTTTCCATCCACGGCTGTGAAAGGGAAACGTATACATTACACATTTGTTAAGTCTGTGATAAACATTAACCAAAAGACCAGATGAAAAGTCAAAGGTTACAACTTATGTTCATACGACAACAGTGACATTTGAGATTTCATCCTAAGTACTAATAACAACATGGTAGCCTAAGGTCTACAAATGAATCAGAATGCTATTAACAGCCAACAAAACAAATTCCATGCCCATCTTTTCAATCCCTCTGGCCCACCACAGGTCCTAAGGTGGTATAAAAACAATAGAGTACCCCCAAGGTACAAGTAAATCCACATAGCAAATTATGGTAAAGTTTCCCTAGGCAGGCAAAAATTAGACtgttttttcaaatattgttgTTTTGTGCACGGCATATAACAAAATactttcatcaaaaaattaagtgccactttcttaaaaaaagactattaatactgggggttggggggaggagaaagagcacaagccagggggagcgggagggggagagggagaagtagagggagggcagactccctgctgagcagggaacaggATGctaggctcaatcccaggaccctgagatcatgaccctagccaaaggcagagagatgcttaactgactgagccacccaggtgcccctccacctTCTTTTTAATACACAACAATGTAAACTATTCTTGGGAGTTGAGAGCTCACAGTACTAGCactatcagatttttttaaaagattttatttattcacgagagacacaggcagagggagaagtaggcttcctgcaggaagcctgacacaggactctgggatcacgcccagccaaaggcagacgctcaactgatgagccacccaggcgtccccctttcAGATTGTCAATGGGATACTTCCAAAGCCTATTCTAGCCCTGAAGGCCTTTGACTTACTAGAATTTCTTATGCCTCTCAGTGTgacaaacaccaaaaaacaaacaaacaaacaaaaaaaaccccaaaactatgtctatataaaacattaaaggaGAAAGAGTGAATGCCTAGAAAAACATGGATGACTAAATAACAGATCATATAATAAACCTGTCTTGCTTCTACATTGtcattcttcaaaattttaaatagaggACCACAGCATAAAGTAGCTATATCTCTCAATGCACTTACTCAACAACAGGATATTCTGCCCTGATCAAAATCCTTGTATTAAAAATACCCAAATAATGCCAGTCCAATTCTTAAACATTACTGGTAATACCAGCTGTAAATATGACTGAAAAAATTTGACAAGTTATAATGTATCTTAATGAATTCTAAACTATCACttatcaaaaaagcaaaaaattaatatattcatcaTTTCCAGCtggtaaaagtaaaaattttaaatctctgaTCCATAggagaaaacaaatattacactGAATCCAGTATAATGATCACAGCATATTAGTTAACTTATTGAACACACTAAGAACACGTGCTTAGAAGTCAttctaaggggtgcctgggtggctcagttggttggccGCCGCCTTCAGCAGGagtcacaatcctggggtcctccctacttttccctctccctctcctatctcaactcatgcttgtgctctcatatgaatgggttaaaaaaaaagtcatcgtAAAAATTGTTACTTTATAGAGGAAAACTGGCATTTCCAAATGTAGAGATATTCATATCTACTTGAGATCTTAGAAATTTACTGATAACTCAGTAATCTTGGGCAAAACCACTACTGGAAACTTACATTGTTTGGGCAGAGCTTCAGCCAGTCTTCTTAAACTAGTCAGACTGTCTGCACCAAGCTGGTTTAAGATACTGGGTAGCATTTCTGTCAGCTGCTTTGTCTCAGCATGGCCTGTAATGGTGAAAGTGTTCGCTGCCAGCGATGCCTGAACTTTAGGGTTGTTAAAATGGATCactgttccttggtttgtgaaCATATTcacctacaaagaaaaaaaatt
The DNA window shown above is from Vulpes vulpes isolate BD-2025 unplaced genomic scaffold, VulVul3 u000000652, whole genome shotgun sequence and carries:
- the BTF3 gene encoding transcription factor BTF3 isoform X2, which codes for MKETIMNQEKLAKLQAQVRIGGKGTARRKKKVVHRTATADDKKLQFSLKKLGVNNISGIEEVNMFTNQGTVIHFNNPKVQASLAANTFTITGHAETKQLTEMLPSILNQLGADSLTSLRRLAEALPKQSVDGKAPLATGEDDDDEVPDLVENFDEASKNEAN